In Pungitius pungitius chromosome 2, fPunPun2.1, whole genome shotgun sequence, a single window of DNA contains:
- the elovl6 gene encoding elongation of very long chain fatty acids protein 6: protein MSVLALQEYEFERQFNEDEAIRWMKDNWKKSFLYAALYVAFILGGRHVMKQREKFELRKPLVLWSLTLALFSIFGAIRTGSFMMHILMTKGLKQSVCDQSFYNGPISKFWAYAFVLSKAPELGDTLFIVLRKQKLIFLHWYHHITVLLYSWYSYKDMVAGGGWFMTMNYLVHSVMYSYFALRAAGFKVSRKFAMFITLTQITQMLMGCVVNYLVYSWMQQGHECPSHMQNIVWSSLMYLSYFVLFVQFFFEAYFGKSKSRVSAAAKKSE, encoded by the exons GAAGAAGTCGTTTCTCTACGCTGCTCTCTACGTCGCCTTCATCCTCGGGGGGCGTCATGTCATGAAGCAGAGGGAGAAGTTTGAGCTAAGGAAGCCGCTGGTGCTGTGGTCGCTCACGCTCGCTCTATTCAG TATATTCGGTGCCATCCGTACTGGGAGTTTCATGATGCACATCCTGATGACCAAAGGGCTGAAGCAGTCAGTTTGTGACCAGAGCTTTTACAACGGGCCCATCAGCAAGTTCTGGGCCTATGCCTTCGTACTCAGTAAAGCACCAGAACTGG GCGATACGCTCTTCATCGTCCTGAGGAAACAGAAGCTCATCTTCCTCCACTGGTACCACCACATCACCGTGCTGCTCTACTCCTGGTACTCCTACAAAGACATGGTGGCCGGCGGCGGGTGGTTCATGACCATGAACTACCTGGTCCACTCCGTCATGTACTCTTACTTCGCCCTGCGGGCGGCCGGCTTCAAGGTGTCTCGCAAGTTCGCCATGTTCATCACGCTGACCCAGATCACCCAGATGCTGATGGGCTGCGTGGTCAACTACCTGGTGTACTCGTGGATGCAGCAGGGCCACGAGTGTCCATCCCACATGCAGAACATTGTGTGGTCCTCCCTCATGTACCTCAGCTACTTTGTGCTCTTTGTCCAGTTCTTCTTCGAGGCCTACTTTGGAAAGTCCAAATCGAGGGTCTCAGCCGCCGCCAAGAAGAGCGAGTAG